The following nucleotide sequence is from Chitinivibrionales bacterium.
ATCTCTATTCAAATTCAGTTGGAGTATTAATTCAATGCTATGAGATGCTCAAAGAAAAGGGCGGAAAGCTTGTGCTATTCGACCCTAATGAGAGCATTATGGATATTTTCCGGATGCTGAATATTGTGGATAAGGTTTTAATTGTTAAATCCGAAAATGATTTGCTGAATGCCTGATTGATGCGAGGGGGTGAGGGACTACCATCCTTGTACAGAATTTTGAATAATCTGCTCAACTGCATGGTCTATGGCTTTTGACCGGCCGATATCTTCGGTTTCCGAATCAAAATTATAAATTCCTTCACCGACAATTGTTCCCTTATAGATAGGCTTGTTTTTTTTATTATCGACAAACTCGACCTCAACGGCAATTTTTACTGCATATTCGCTGATATCCACCTCTCTGGCTCCTCTGCTTCCATAGGTGTGAGGTTGATTTGCATAAGAAACAACTCTTCCATTGATTGTCGCATCACCCTGGGAGGAAACGATACGC
It contains:
- a CDS encoding STAS domain-containing protein, translating into MDVQRKKVGRYIVLSVVDDIGLNSNLSGLYRIFEENVKKGEINIALSFTSTSYLYSNSVGVLIQCYEMLKEKGGKLVLFDPNESIMDIFRMLNIVDKVLIVKSENDLLNA